A stretch of Brassica rapa cultivar Chiifu-401-42 chromosome A08, CAAS_Brap_v3.01, whole genome shotgun sequence DNA encodes these proteins:
- the LOC117127514 gene encoding alpha carbonic anhydrase 4-like, translating into MELHMVHTSAGGKTAVIGVLYKLGKPNEFLTRLLDGIKTVGKEERDLGIVDPRTIRFQTKKFYRYIGSLTVPPCTEGVIWTVVKRVNTISMEQIAALRSAVDDGYETNSRPVQERNGRSVWFYDPNV; encoded by the exons ATGGAGCTTCACATGGTTCACACGAGTGCTGGAGGCAAAACCGCAGTGATTGGAGTTCTTTATAAATTAGGCAAACCTAATGAATTCCTCACAAGG CTACTAGATGGAATAAAAACAGTGGGAAAAGAAGAGAGGGATCTAGGGATCGTGGATCCAAGAACTATTAGATTTCAAACCAAAAAATTCTATAGATACATTGGCTCTCTTACTGTTCCTCCATGCACTGAAGGTGTTATTTGGACCGTTGTCAAAAGG GTGAACACGATATCAATGGAACAAATTGCAGCTCTGAGGAGTGCCGTTGACGAT GGTTATGAGACGAATTCAAGACCGGTTCAAGAAAGAAATGGAAGATCGGTCTGGTTCTACGATCCAAATGTTTGA
- the LOC103834215 gene encoding probable 3-hydroxyisobutyrate dehydrogenase, mitochondrial isoform X1, with protein sequence MAIRRAQALLSISKLKTSFVLGSFSRCHRFSSSSSQHSTQFQNVGFIGLGNMGSRMVNNLVKAGFNVTVHDINRDVMKMFTDMGVSARETPYQVAQDSQVVITMLPSSSHVMDVYTGTNGLLHGDNAIRPALLIDSSTIDPQTTRKISLAVSNCNLKDKRACFDADNWEKPVMLDAPVSGGVLAAEAATLTFMVGGPKDAYLAARPILESMGRTSIYCGGSGNGSAAKICNNLAMAVSMLGTSEALALGQSLGLSATTLTEVLNTSSGRCWSSDKYNPVPGVMEGVPSSRDYNGGFASKLMAKDLNLAAASAEEVGHKSALISKAQEIYKKMCEDGHETKDFSCVFRYFYNGKDEV encoded by the exons ATGGCGATTCGTAGAGCGCAAGCCTTACTCTCTATATCCAAACTCAAAACCAGTTTCGTCCTCGGGTCGTTTTCAAGGTGTCACCGGTTCTCTTCGTCATCATCACAGCATTCAACTCAATTCCAG aatgTTGGTTTCATAGGACTTGGAAACATGGGATCAAGAATGGTGAATAATCTAGTTAAAGCTGGATTTAACGTTACCGTTCATGACAT AAACCGTGATGTTATGAAGATGTTCACTGACATGGGAGTCTCCGCTAGAGAAACTCCTTACCAAGTTGCTCAGGATAGCCAAGTTGTGATTACCATGTTGCCTTCTTCATCTCAC GTGATGGATGTGTACACAGGAACAAATGGGTTGCTTCATGGAGACAACGCTATAAGACCTGCTTTGTTGATAGACTCATCCACTATTGATCCTCAAACCACCCGGAAAATCTCTCTTGCTGTTTCTAATTGTAATTTAAAAGACAAGAGAG CATGCTTTGATGCAGATAACTGGGAAAAGCCTGTCATGTTGGATGCTCCTGTCTCAGGAGGTGTTCTTGCTGCAGAAGCTGCTACACTTACTTTCATG GTTGGAGGTCCGAAAGATGCTTACTTAGCCGCAAGACCAATACTTGAGTCAATGGGCAGAACTTCCATCTACTGTGGCGGTTCAGGAAATGGATCT GCTGCAAAGATATGTAACAATTTGGCAATGGCTGTGAGTATGCTGGGTACTTCAGAAGCTTTAGCTCTTGGTCAGTCACTTGGACTATCTGCCACCACTTTAACTGAAGTATTGAACACATCTAGTGGCCGATGTTGGAGTAG CGACAAATATAATCCAGTTCCAGGAGTAATGGAAGGTGTGCCCTCTTCAAGAGATTACAACGGCGGTTTTGCCTCCAAACTTATG GCTAAAGACTTAAACTTAGCAGCAGCCTCAGCTGAAGAAGTTGGACACAAAAGCGCATTGATATCCAAAGCACAAGAAAT TTACAAGAAGATGTGTGAGGATGGGCATGAGACAAAGGACTTTTCATGTGTTTTTAGATACTTCTACAATGGCAAAGATGAAGTCTGA
- the LOC103834213 gene encoding LRR receptor-like serine/threonine-protein kinase GHR1, producing the protein MMNLSRLLLLSMFVLSAMGQLPSQDIMALLEFKKGIKHDPTGFVLNSWNGESIDFNGCPSSWNGIACNGANVAAVVLDNLSLSADADLSVFSNLTMLVKLSMANNSISGVLPSNLGSFKSLQFLDLSDNLLSSSLPKEFGRSVSLKNLSLAGNNFSGEVPESLGGLVSLQSLDMSRNSFSGPLPKSLTTLNDLLYLNLSSNGFTGKIPRGFDLVPSLQVLDLHGNSFDGNLDGEFFLSTNASYVDLSGNRLVTASGKLLPGVSESIKHLNLSHNLLEGSLTSGFQLFQNLKVLDLSYNQLSGELPGFNYVYDLQVLKLSNNRFSGSLPNNLLKGDSLDLTTLDLSGNNLSGPISAIMSTTLHTLDLSSNSLTGELPLLTGRCVLLDLSNNQFEGNLTRWSKWENVEYLDLSQNRFTGSFPDVAPQLLRANHLNLSHNKLTGSLPERIPNHYPKLGVLDISSNSLDGPLPSTLLSMPTLEEVHLQNNGMSGNIGPLPSSSGSRIRLLDLSHNRFDGDLPSAFGSLNKLQVLNLAANNLSGSLPSSMNEMVSLSSLDLSQNHFTGPLPSNLSSSLVALNVSYNDLSGTVPENLKNFPPPSFYPGNSKLILPAGSTSASEVSKGKPMNLLIKIVIIVSCAIALIILILVAILLFCICKSRRREEHSITGKDINRRDQTIPSGSGVVSAEELVASRKGSSSGILSPDEKLAVATGFSPSKTSNLSWSPGSGDSLPADQQLARLDVRSPDRLVGELQFLDESIKLTPEELSRAPAEVLGRSSHGTSYRATLDNGVFLTVKWLREGVAKQRKEFAKEVKKFANIRHPNVVTLRGYYWGPTQHEKLILSDYISPGSVASFLYDRPGRKGPPLAWIQRLKIAVDVARGLNYLHFDRAVPHGNLKATNILLEGEELNARVSDYCLHRLMTQAGTVEQILDAGILGYRAPELAASRKPLPSFKADVYAFGVILLEILTGRCAGDVITGEQEGVDLTDWVRLRVAEGRGAECFDSVLAQEMGSDPVTEKGTKEVLGVALRCIRPVSERPGIKTIYEDLSSI; encoded by the exons ATGATGAATCTCTCGAGGCTTCTGTTACTATCCATGTTTGTCCTGTCCGCAATGGGGCAGCTTCCTTCACAGGACATCATGGCACTGCTTGAATTCAAGAAAGGCATCAAGCATGACCCAACCGGCTTTGTCCTCAACTCCTGGAACGGTGAGTCCATCGACTTCAACGGCTGTCCTTCTTCTTGGAACGGTATTGCCTGCAACGGTGCCAACGTGGCTGCTGTTGTTTTGGATAATTTGAGCTTGTCTGCAGATGCTGATCTCAGTGTGTTCTCCAACTTGACAATGCTTGTCAAACTCTCCATGGCTAACAACTCAATCTCCGGTGTCTTACCGAGTAATCTAGGCAGTTTCAAAAGCCTCCAGTTCCTGGATTTGTCTGATAACCTCTTGTCTTCCTCGCTGCCTAAAGAGTTTGGTAGATCAGTGAGCTTGAAGAATCTCTCTTTAGCTGGTAACAACTTCTCTGGTGAGGTTCCTGAGTCTCTGGGAGGTTTGGTATCGCTTCAGTCTTTGGATATGAGTCGCAACTCCTTCTCTGGACCTTTGCCAAAGTCCTTGACAACGCTGAACGATCTGCTCTACTTGAACCTCTCTTCTAATGGATTCACAGGGAAAATCCCAAGGGGCTTTGATCTAGTTCCGAGTCTTCAGGTTCTTGATTTGCATGGTAACTCATTTGATGGTAATCTTGACGGCGAGTTCTTCCTTTCAACGAATGCGAGCTATGTTGATCTCAGTGGAAACAGACTGGTGACAGCGTCTGGGAAGCTGTTACCTGGTGTTTCTGAGAGCATCAAGCACTTGAACCTCAGTCACAATCTTCTTGAAGGTTCGCTGACTAGTGGGTTTCAGTTGTTTCAGAACTTAAAAGTCTTGGATCTTAGCTACAACCAGTTGTCAGGAGAGTTACCAGGTTTTAATTATGTCTATGATCTTCAAGTACTCAAGCTTAGCAACAACAGATTCTCAGGCTCCCTTCCTAATAATTTGTTGAAAGGAGACTCCTTGGATTTAACAACACTGGATTTAAGTGGGAACAATCTCTCAG GGCCAATAAGTGCTATCATGTCAACAACTCTTCACACCCTTGACCTTTCGTCAAACTCACTGACCGGGGAGCTTCCTCTCTTGACCGGGAGATGCGTCTTACTCGATCTCTCAAACAACCAGTTTGAAGGAAACCTGACAAGATGGTCAAAATGGGAGAACGTTGAGTACCTTGACCTCAGCCAGAACCGTTTCACTGGTTCCTTCCCAGACGTAGCTCCTCAGCTTCTTCGAGCAAATCATCTTAACCTTTCCCACAACAAGCTCACAGGCTCACTACCAGAACGGATTCCTAACCATTATCCCAAACTCGGTGTTCTAGATATAAGTTCCAACAGCTTGGATGGGCCACTCCCGAGTACGTTACTGTCCATGCCCACTTTGGAGGAGGTCCATCTTCAGAACAATGGCATGAGTGGTAACATCGGACCTTTGCCTTCTTCTTCTGGTTCCAGAATCCGTCTCCTTGATCTTTCTCACAACCGGTTTGATGGTGATCTACCTTCTGCATTCGGATCTTTGAACAAACTTCAAGTGCTGAATCTCGCAGCGAATAACTTGTCTGGATCTTTGCCTAGCTCCATGAATGAAATGGTCTCTCTAAGCTCATTAGACCTATCACAGAATCATTTCACTGGACCACTCCCAAGCAACTTATCCAGCAGCCTTGTGGCTTTGAATGTGTCTTACAATGATCTGTCAGGGACAGTGCCGGAGAATCTGAAGAACTTCCCTCCGCCTTCCTTTTATCCTGGGAACAGCAAGCTAATCTTGCCTGCTGGATCAACAAGTGCATCAGAAGTTTCCAAGGGGAAACCAATGAACTTACTAATCAAGATTGTCATAATAGTTTCCTGCGCCATTGCTCTTATTATTCTCATCCTTGTGGCTATCCTTCTGTTTTGCATCTGCAAATCAAGAAGACGCGAAGAGCATAGCATCACTGGTAAAGATATTAACAGGCGGGATCAAACAATCCCTTCGGGCAGTGGAGTTGTCTCTGCTGAGGAACTAGTTGCTTCGAGAAAAGGCTCTTCATCAGGAATCCTCAGTCCAGATGAGAAGCTAGCTGTTGCGACTGGCTTCTCTCCTTCAAAGACAAGTAACTTATCTTGGTCACCTGGCTCAGGAGACTCACTCCCAGCTGATCAGCAACTAGCACGGCTTGATGTTAGGTCACCAGATAGACTCGTGGGAGAGCTGCAGTTTCTGGATGAGTCGATCAAACTGACTCCAGAGGAATTGTCGAGAGCACCGgctgaagttcttggaagaagTAGCCACGGGACTTCTTACAGGGCAACGCTTGATAATGGAGTGTTTTTAACCGTGAAATGGCTAAGAGAAGGCGTGGCAAAGCAGAGAAAAGAGTTTGCTAAAGAAGTGAAGAAGTTTGCTAACATTAGGCATCCTAATGTGGTTACTCTAAGAGGATACTACTGGGGACCCACGCAACATGAGAAGCTTATTCTTTCAGATTATATATCACCTGGAAGCGTCGCTAGCTTCCTTTACG aTCGACCAGGCAGGAAAGGCCCTCCTTTAGCATGGATCCAACGTTTGAAAATTGCGGTTGATGTAGCACGTGGTCTAAACTATCTCCATTTCGACAGAGCTGTTCCACACGGTAACCTCAAGGCAACAAACATTCTCTTAGAAGGAGAAGAGCTAAACGCACGCGTTTCAGATTACTGCCTCCACCGTCTCATGACACAAGCAGGCACAGTTGAACAGATCCTAGACGCAGGCATCCTCGGTTACCGAGCTCCTGAGCTGGCAGCTTCAAGGAAACCGCTGCCTTCTTTCAAAGCAGATGTATATGCATTTGGTGTGATACTTCTTGAGATCCTAACGGGAAGATGTGCAGGAGATGTGATCACAGGTGAACAAGAAGGTGTTGATTTAACTGATTGGGTTAGGTTACGTGTTGCTGAAGGGCGTGGTGCGGAATGCTTTGACTCGGTGTTGGCACAGGAGATGGGAAGTGATCCTGTTACGGAGAAAGGGACTAAAGAAGTTCTTGGGGTTGCTTTGAGGTGTATAAGACCTGTTTCTGAGAGACCTGGTATTAAGACCATTTATGAAGACCTGTCTTCAATTTAG
- the LOC103834212 gene encoding riboflavin biosynthesis protein PYRD, chloroplastic, whose translation MQIACLPIPISSITPRTSIPASPVSSNHRYIFNPASFQNPKHSFFTLSLKRSHRSRTGFKAPVLAAMRSEEAIDDAFYMRRCVELAKRATGCTSPNPLVGCVIVKDGKIVGEGFHPKAGQPHAEVFALRDAGDLAENATAYVSLEPCNHYGRTPPCTEALIKAKVKRVVVGMVDPNPIVSSSGITRLTDAGIDVTVGVEEDLCKKMNEGFIHRMLTGKPFLALRYSMSVNGCFLDKIGEGASDTGGYYSKLLQEYDAVILSSSLSDKLSSISSQEEANVSIQPIQIIVASNAQQSPILASSNMVEDSALKVVVFTKEDMVAESGVETVVLESINLASILDYCYRRGLCSVLLDLRGDIKDLEVLLRDGFEQKLLQKIVVEVLPEWCVKDDERQVTLSMDWLESKAVEDLQPKQLGGSVLLECYL comes from the exons ATGCAGATCGCATGCCTCCCAATTCCGATTTCATCAATCACTCCCCGAACCTCAATTCCAGCTTCACCAGTATCCTCAAACCATCGCTACATTTTCAACCCCGCTTCGTTTCAGAACCCAAAACACTCTTTCTTCACCCTCTCTCTCAAAAGATCACATAGATCACGAACTGGTTTCAAAGCTCCTGTCTTGGCTGCCATGAGAAGCGAAGAAGCTATTGATGATGCGTTTTATATGAGGAGATGCGTGGAACTGGCGAAGAGAGCAACTGGGTGCACTAGTCCTAATCCTCTGGTTGGTTGTGTCATTGTCAAAGACGGCAAGATTGTTGGGGAAGGGTTTCATCCCAAAGCTGGTCAGCCTCATGCCGAG GTGTTTGCTCTTCGAGATGCTGGAGACTTAGCTGAGAATGCCACTGCTTACGTTAGCTTAGAACCCTGTAATCACTATGGGAGAACGCCGCCTTGCACAGAAGCATTGATCAAAGCCAAGGTGAAAAGAGTTGTAGTTGGGATGGTTGATCCGAATCCAATCGTTTCTTCTTCGGGTATCACTCGTTTGACAGATGCTGGGATTGATGTCACTGTTGGTGTTGAAGAAGACTTGTGCAAGAAGATGAATGAAGGATTCATCCATCGAATGTTAACAGGAAAGCCGTTTCTCGCTCTCAGGTATTCTATGTCTGTCAATGGTTGTTTTCTGGACAAGATCGGTGAAGGAGCTTCCGATACTGGTGGATACTACTCAAAGCTATTGCAAGAATACGACGCAGTAATACTTTCTTCCTCGTTATCTGATAAACTCTCGAGCATTTCCTCACAAGAAGAAGCTAATGTTTCGATCCAGCCTATTCAAATCATAGTAGCTAGCAACGCACAACAGTCTCCTATACTTGCTTCTTCCAACATGGTGGAAGATTCGGCTCTAAAAGTTGTAGTCTTCACCAAAGAGGACATGGTTGCAGAGTCCGGGGTCGAAACAGTTGTATTAGAAAGTATAAACTTGGCTTCCATCTTGGATTACTGTTATCGCCGTGGACTTTGCAGTGTCTTGTTGGATTTGAGGGGAGACATCAAAGACCTTGAAGTGCTTCTTAGAGATGGATTTGAGCAGAAGCTGTTGCAGAAGATAGTGGTTGAGGTTTTGCCTGAATGGTGCGTGAAAGATGATGAGAGACAGGTAACGTTGTCGATGGACTGGTTAGAGTCAAAAGCTGTGGAAGATCTGCAGCCTAAGCAACTAGGTGGAAGCGTTTTGCTGGAGTGTTATCTTTGA
- the LOC103834211 gene encoding transcription factor bHLH162 encodes MEDLYLELNSLLPQTSRELPLPDQLDEAANYIKELQVSVEKNRERKRKLVTTAALEKLNSTGSSSMSSSVDVSVPKRLPRIEIQETGPIFHISLVTSLEHKFMFHEIIRVLTEELGAGLTHAGYSIVDDAVFHIFDCKVEDCDFGATSRISENLKKLVNSVN; translated from the exons ATGGAAGATCTTTACTTAGAACTGAACTCTCTTCTTCCTCAAACTTCtagg GAGCTACCTCTACCTGATCAGCTAGATGAAGCTGCAAACTACATCAAGGAGCTACAAGTGAGCGTGGAGAAAAATAGAGAAAGGAAGAGGAAGCTTGTTACGACTGCAGCTTTGGAAAAATTGAATTCCACAGGATCTTCATCCATGTCCTCGAGTGTTGATGTCTCCGTGCCTAAACGGTTGCCAAGGATCGAGATTCAAGAAACCGGTCCGATTTTTCACATCTCCCTTGTGACAAGCTTGGAACATAAGTTTATGTTCCATGAGATCATTCGTGTTCTCACTGAGGAATTAGGAGCTGGGCTCACTCATGCTGGATACTCAATTGTTGATGATGCCGTCTTCCACATTTTTGATTGCAAg GTGGAAGATTGTGATTTTGGAGCTACGAGTAGAATTTCTGAGAATCTCAAGAAACTTGTGAACAGTGTCAACTAA
- the LOC103834215 gene encoding probable 3-hydroxyisobutyrate dehydrogenase, mitochondrial isoform X2, with amino-acid sequence MAIRRAQALLSISKLKTSFVLGSFSRCHRFSSSSSQHSTQFQNVGFIGLGNMGSRMVNNLVKAGFNVTVHDINRDVMKMFTDMGVSARETPYQVAQDSQVVITMLPSSSHVMDVYTGTNGLLHGDNAIRPALLIDSSTIDPQTTRKISLAVSNCNLKDKRDNWEKPVMLDAPVSGGVLAAEAATLTFMVGGPKDAYLAARPILESMGRTSIYCGGSGNGSAAKICNNLAMAVSMLGTSEALALGQSLGLSATTLTEVLNTSSGRCWSSDKYNPVPGVMEGVPSSRDYNGGFASKLMAKDLNLAAASAEEVGHKSALISKAQEIYKKMCEDGHETKDFSCVFRYFYNGKDEV; translated from the exons ATGGCGATTCGTAGAGCGCAAGCCTTACTCTCTATATCCAAACTCAAAACCAGTTTCGTCCTCGGGTCGTTTTCAAGGTGTCACCGGTTCTCTTCGTCATCATCACAGCATTCAACTCAATTCCAG aatgTTGGTTTCATAGGACTTGGAAACATGGGATCAAGAATGGTGAATAATCTAGTTAAAGCTGGATTTAACGTTACCGTTCATGACAT AAACCGTGATGTTATGAAGATGTTCACTGACATGGGAGTCTCCGCTAGAGAAACTCCTTACCAAGTTGCTCAGGATAGCCAAGTTGTGATTACCATGTTGCCTTCTTCATCTCAC GTGATGGATGTGTACACAGGAACAAATGGGTTGCTTCATGGAGACAACGCTATAAGACCTGCTTTGTTGATAGACTCATCCACTATTGATCCTCAAACCACCCGGAAAATCTCTCTTGCTGTTTCTAATTGTAATTTAAAAGACAAGAGAG ATAACTGGGAAAAGCCTGTCATGTTGGATGCTCCTGTCTCAGGAGGTGTTCTTGCTGCAGAAGCTGCTACACTTACTTTCATG GTTGGAGGTCCGAAAGATGCTTACTTAGCCGCAAGACCAATACTTGAGTCAATGGGCAGAACTTCCATCTACTGTGGCGGTTCAGGAAATGGATCT GCTGCAAAGATATGTAACAATTTGGCAATGGCTGTGAGTATGCTGGGTACTTCAGAAGCTTTAGCTCTTGGTCAGTCACTTGGACTATCTGCCACCACTTTAACTGAAGTATTGAACACATCTAGTGGCCGATGTTGGAGTAG CGACAAATATAATCCAGTTCCAGGAGTAATGGAAGGTGTGCCCTCTTCAAGAGATTACAACGGCGGTTTTGCCTCCAAACTTATG GCTAAAGACTTAAACTTAGCAGCAGCCTCAGCTGAAGAAGTTGGACACAAAAGCGCATTGATATCCAAAGCACAAGAAAT TTACAAGAAGATGTGTGAGGATGGGCATGAGACAAAGGACTTTTCATGTGTTTTTAGATACTTCTACAATGGCAAAGATGAAGTCTGA
- the LOC117127477 gene encoding uncharacterized protein LOC117127477 translates to MAKNKNSKKPPTKPYPTGSGSSHSVLKQPTPEIPLAVYSEIRTKQADLSLSSAPPGPISPSEPSMPASVAIAASTPKLNETLTSATVASAPQASVPEQTNNPSPSIQMGLIEKVQPPTATLNGPSRKSLPATSSSTDLDPASKWRHFVSKTSSKMEPEQTPFTLESGEACVKIPNSVIERNKKAWDSFILGQFYEEPPAKGAVHAIVNGIWSRQKRDISVSKMDGHAFLFRVPCPNARRKILSQCLWQVEGQTMLVAKWAPGPLQEKPELSMVPVWLDFTGVPLQFFNRDALKEIAGLVGHPICLHSATENLTNLEVARVYTVIDPRKPLPEGVNAQFESGEIHRITVSSPWLPSLCSFCKKVGHTISRCKSAPTTCTICNSVKHDTALCPRNRPKQREGKAPVKSLLSISSQRQSQKQIYRRKEVEAPAISPHLAVPIDSPQDAVVENPSLLISENRLPASQTIKEGQPQLKPTFAEISATPARKSDLNSQISLPIRSPMPIISTSKAVTDTPSSSTVAFDYDVSKGGLIVDLSPHFVPSSAAPSEDESYSSQQGFSTPESLSEGEDNPDDENDQFIQVMTKRMRRQLLARARGRGPLSL, encoded by the coding sequence ATggctaaaaataaaaactcaaaaaagcCTCCTACCAAGCCATATCCCACTGGATCTGGCTCTTCTCACTCTGTTCTTAAACAACCCACGCCTGAGATTCCCTTGGCCGTGTACAGTGAAATCCGAACAAAGCAAGCAGATCTAAGCCTCTCCTCTGCTCCTCCTGGTCCGATTTCCCCATCTGAGCCTTCGATGCCTGCCTCGGTAGCCATTGCAGCCTCAACACCGAAACTCAATGAAACCCTAACCTCAGCTACAGTCGCAAGTGCTCCACAAGCCTCCGTACCTGAGCAAACAAACAACCCTTCTCCATCGATCCAAATGGGCCTCATCGAGAAGGTTCAGCCACCTACAGCGACTCTCAACGGTCCGTCTAGAAAGTCACTCCCCGCAACAAGCTCCTCAACAGACCTTGACCCGGCGAGTAAATGGAGACATTTCGTTAGCAAGACCTCCTCTAAAATGGAGCCTGAGCAGACACCTTTCACCCTTGAATCAGGAGAAGCATGCGTCAAAATTCCCAACTCAGTCATTGAACGGAATAAGAAAGCTTGGGACTCCTTCATTCTCGGACAATTCTACGAGGAACCTCCTGCTAAAGGAGCCGTCCACGCAATTGTAAACGGAATTTGGAGCAGACAAAAGCGCGACATCTCTGTTTCGAAAATGGATGGACACGCTTTTCTATTTAGAGTCCCCTGTCCAAATGCTAGAAGGAAAATTCTCAGTCAATGCCTTTGGCAAGTAGAAGGACAAACGATGCTTGTGGCGAAGTGGGCTCCAGGTCCTCTCCAAGAGAAACCCGAGCTATCAATGGTCCCGGTTTGGCTGGATTTCACTGGAGTACCACTGCAATTCTTCAACCGAGACGCCTTGAAGGAAATAGCTGGACTGGTCGGACATCCTATTTGTCTCCACTCCGCAACTGAAAACCTCACTAACCTTGAGGTCGCCCGAGTGTATACTGTTATAGATCCCCGAAAGCCACTGCCGGAAGGGGTCAATGCTCAGTTCGAATCAGGTGAGATTCATAGGATCACAGTTTCCTCGCCTTGGCTCCCATCCTTATGTTCCTTCTGTAAAAAGGTGGGCCACACTATATCCCGCTGCAAATCTGCTCCCACTACTTGTACAATTTGCAACTCTGTCAAGCACGACACTGCTCTTTGTCCTCGCAACAGACCAAAGCAGCGCGAAGGAAAGGCACCGGTAAAAAGCCTGCTCTCAATCTCTTCCCAGCGCCAATCTCAGAAACAAATCTACAGGCGCAAGGAGGTTGAAGCACCTGCAATATCACCGCATCTTGCGGTCCCTATTGACTCTCCCCAGGATGCAGTAGTGGAAAATCCCTCGCTCTTAATTTCAGAAAATCGATTACCTGCTTCACAGACTATTAAGGAAGGGCAACCTCAACTCAAACCAACCTTCGCTGAGATCTCGGCCACCCCAGCAAGGAAAAGTGATCTCAACAGTCAAATCTCGCTGCCTATTCGTTCACCAATGCCGATAATCTCTACCTCCAAAGCAGTCACGGATACTCCATCCAGTTCAACTGTTGCCTTTGACTATGATGTTTCTAAAGGAGGTCTCATCGTTGATCTAAGTCCTCACTTTGTCCCTTCATCGGCGGCTCCTTCTGAGGACGAGTCTTATTCGAGTCAGCAGGGTTTTTCAACTCCAGAATCTTTATCTGAAGGGGAAGATAACCCGGATGATGAAAATGATCAGTTCATCCAGGTTATGACCAAACGCATGCGCCGTCAGTTGCTTGCGAGAGCTCGGGGTAGAGGCCCCTTATCCCTCtaa